The DNA sequence CGTACATCGTCCTGCATACAACGCCAGGAGGTTGCAATCGTCTCAGCCGCCCAGGCCGGCATAAAAGGTGACAGGCGGTAGTGGATCCATTTACCTTCGCGACGGTCCAGCACCAGCTCAGCATCGCGTAAAATAGCCATGTGGCGTGAAATTTTAGGCTGTGACTCAGTGGTGGCTGCGCAGATATCGCAGACGCACAGCTCGCCGGATTCGCGGAGAAGCATGACGATAGCGAGGCGGGTTTCATCCGACAGGATTTTAAAAAGCTGAACGGGTTGTAGCATTTCTCACTCCTTTCCCCTTAAAATACATATACGATAAATCATATGTGTAATTTTTGAAATAACCAAATTACAGTGGAGGAACAACCGATGGAGAGCTTTCCCGCTCTGAACGCTGATTGTTTTGATCGGCAAATTGCTGAACGCCTGCAGCTGCAGGAGCCGCCACGGATCCTGATACTGTATGGCTCGCTCAGAGAGCGTTCCTATAGCCGTTTCGCAGCGGAAGAGGCTGGTCGCCTGCTAAGCGCGATGGGGGCGGAGGTCAAAATGTTTAATCCATCTGGTTTGCCTCTGCCGGATGATGCGCCGGATACGCACCCTAAAGTCATCGAGCTACGTGAACTGGTGAGATGGTGTGACGGAATGGTCTGGAGTTCCCCGGAGCGGCATGGGGCAATGAGTGCGGTGATGAAAGCGCAGATTGACTGGATACCCTTAAGTGAAGGTGCAGTTCGCCACTCCCAGGGAAAAACTCTTGCCGTGATGCAGGTCTGCGGTGGCTCACAGTCCTTCAATGCCGTGAACCAGATGCGTATTCTGGGACGATGGATGAGAATGTTCACCATCCCCAACCAGTCCTCGGTAGCAAAGGCCTGGCAGGAGTTCGATGAGAACGGGCGAATGAAGCCCTCCTCCTGGTACGATCGTATCGTCGATGTTGCAGAGGAACTGTTTAAGATTACGCTGCTGCTCAAAGGACAAACTGGCTATCTTGCGGATCGCTACAGCGAACGAAAGGAGAGTCATCAGGAGCTTTCACTGCGCGTTAATCAAGCAAAAATTTAACGTTCATCCCGCTCAGCGTGCTGGCATAAAGCAGTCAGCCAAACTGTTCCTGCACGGGGGACAGCGGGATTAAATCTGGAGATTATCCTTTGCAATCCGCCAATGGTGAGAGCAGAGGAGAGGCCGACATTTTCTTATGCCGAACGTCCGCATGGCTCAAAGAGCTCCAGTATCCTTTCCGCCAGCTTTGCCCGGGTGTAAACATCAAAAGACGGCGATAAAACCAGCCCGGTTTTATCGCCGTTGAGCGTCTAAATCGCTTTACTGCTTCTTCTCGCCGAGCGTCGGCGTCTCATCAAAAAAGTTCCACGGTTTTAACAGCGCGTGTGCCCACTCGGTCGGCATAATCGGCCACTCCTCGGCGCGCGCCACGTGGGTGGTGCCGGTGGTTATCCATACCACGTTATCATGGTTGTCCAGCGATTCGTCATCTTTCGCGTACTGGCCAAGACCAGTGTCATGAACGGAACGGTTAGGGTACTTGCCCTCCGGGAAGCGCTCGGTCGGATGGTAGCGGGTCACCCACAGCTGCTTATCCATAAAGCTCAGACGATGGTAAATCCACTCATCAGGCGCGAATTTTGCCCCGGTGGCGACCGGGTGCGTGCCGCCCGCGTAGGGGATAATCTGATACGACACCGGATTGCCCATACGGTTTTCTTTGGTGGTATTGCTCAGCAGGCGAATGGTGCCCGGGTCAAATTTCTGCGCCGCTTTCTGCTCGCTATCAATGGTGTACTGATTGATCTGCATGGTACTGGTGCGCGGGCCTCCGGCGGTATTCGGCTTCACTTCCGGATCCATGGCCACCAGCGTATTGTTCTCTCCGTCAACGTCCAGGTCGAGGCGGAAGTTGTAGATATGCTGGTGGGTAGTACCGACAATATTATGGTCGATCAGCGTACCGTAACGGGTGTCCTCTTTGGCGCTCGGATCGTGCATGGTTTTCGCCTGCACGCCTTTTACCGCTTCGATGCCGGTGGCCCCGGCATCAATGCCGATAGTGCCGTTTTCGTGGAATATCCAGTCAAAGATGTAGTCGTAGTTGCCGACGGTACTGATCCAGCGCACGACCAGTTCGCGGCGCTCGGTGCTGACGTTCGGTTTACCCAATTCCTGATGCTTGTACTCTGGCCCGGCGTAACGTTCGAAAACGGCGATAGCGTGTGGGATGGTGGTTGGCGTGCCGGTATAGTCGGCGATGGTTTGGTCCAGCAGCACCGCGTTAGACGGCGCGTCTTTACCGCGCACGATAGGCGAGGTCAGGGTACCCATGCCGTAGTCGCCGGAATCCAGATAAGCTTTGAAGTACCAGCCCACGTCCGGGTCACCATAGGGCACGATCATCCCGCCGAGCGATCCTTCGTACATCACCTGGCGTTTTTTACCATTGTCGTTCCAGGTCACGGTAGACAAAATTGGCCCGACGCGGGAGTTCAATCGCAGGTGGAAATCCCAGTTTTGCCAGTGGATCGTATCGCCGGTAATGGTGTAGTTTTTGCCTTCCGGCTCAATGATATCCAGCGGTTTAACTTTTGGCGCAATCCGATCGCGGCCGTCATAGGGGCGGGGCGCCATCGGTACCGGGATCGTTGGACCTTCTTCGATTTTGATAATCTTCTTCTGCTCAAGGTCGACTACCGCTACCAGATTTTCAATCGGGTGGGCCCAGTAGTTACCATCACCAACGTCGAGATAGCTGACGACTTTCAACAGACGTGCATCCTGCCTGAGGCCATCTTTGCCGTCGAAATAGCCGACGGTCAGCGGCGTGGTGACCACTTTGCCAGGGTCAGTGATACCGCGTTTTTTCAACACTTCGCTAAATTCGTTGCTGGCGTTGATGATGTTCTGCACGCTGACGAAATCATCCAGCAGCACCATGCCGTGGGCGTCTTTTATCGGCATCCACGAGAGGACCTTCTTGTTCTGAAGATCCACCACGGCCTCAATAACGTGCTTGCCGTCGAGCATAATCACGTCGGCTGCGCGCGGGGTATTGACCGGCGTGCCGTTGAGGGCAAAATCCCAGACCGCTTTTTTTTCTGGCTCGCGCAGGGAGATTTCGCTAAAACGGGTATTGGGTTTGAAGTCCGCAGCGGCTTTGACGATGGTAACCGCTTCGCTGATTTCTGCCGCTGACAGTGAATTCAGCGGGTGGGGGCTTTTTTCCACCTGAAAGGTCTGGTCGAGACCGGACTGAAACACGTCGTTGATAAAGGTATCAGAGACCCACGCTTTACCCTCTTTCATCACCACCGGCACCTGTAGTTCGAGGGTTTTACCATTGACGATAGCGGTTTTCGCCTCCGGTTTTACCTTCACGTATGCGCCATCTTTGATCAGGGTGAACATCTGCGCGTAGTCATCCCACTGCACCTCCGCGCCAAATTCCTCCAGGGTCTTATCCATTGGCACCATATGCGCTTCACCGCCGTGGGCAAACGCGGGGCTATTCCAGGCACAAATCAGGGCGACAGCCAACGCCAGAGCCGTCTTACGGGGAAAAAGAATCGCCATTATGACCTCATCTTATTGTTGTGTTGTGCGGTGCCGCTGCGAAAGTCGGCCTGTGTATCGTTAACCTAACAGCGCTCCGGGCCGAGGCGTTTGCCTGCTTTTGCCAGGTTGTTTGTCAGTTTTGCCAGTTACAAAAAATGCCTCCGCAGAGGCATAAAGATGAGGTAACCCGGCGTCGCTACGCTCGGCCAGGTTACAAAGAAGTGCGAATTCCCAATATTTACTCCGTAAAATCTCCTTGCTGGCGGGCGACCAGCGTCAGGATGGAGTAGAGCGCGACCGCCTGCTGGTGCTGGTTAAAAATCTCTACCGCCCACTCGACGACGCCGGTCGCTTTCTCGTCGGCGCTACGCTGGCGTTTAATCGTTTTGCGTTTACAGGTCAGGCGTACCTGGATGGTATCCCCCGGCTTCACCGGCTCGATAAAGCGCAGGTTTTCCATGCCATAGTTGGCGATAACCGGGCCGACTCCGGCGTCCACAAACAGCCCGGCAGCGGCGGAAATCAGGAAGTAGCCGTGTACCACGCGTTCGCCGAAAATTGACTCGGCGGCGGCAATCTTATCCATATGGGCGTAAAAGTGATCGCCGCTCAGACAGGCGAAGTTGACGATATCCGCTTCGGTCAGCGTACGGCGAGGGGTCAGCAGGCTGTCGCCCGGCTGGATCTCTTCGAAATACTTACGGAAGGGGTGAATACGGTCTTCCACCACCTGCGCACCGCGTACCCACTGCTGGCCGATCGCGGCAAGCATCGTCGGGCTACCCTGAATTGCGGTGCGCTGCATATAGTGCTTCACCGCGCGCAGGCCGCCCAGCTCTTCGCCGCCGCCGGCGCGTCCCGGGCCGCCGTGTACCAGCTGCGGCAATGGGGAACCGTGGCCGGTTGATTCTGCGGCGGATTCCTCGTTAAGCACCTGAATACGCCCGTGCGCGCGGGCGGCGCCGAGAATAAACTCACGCGCCAGTTCGCCGCTGGCGGTCACCAGAGTCCCCGCCAGACTACCTCCACCGGCCCGCGCCAGCGCCATGGCGTGTTCAGTATTCTGATAGGGCATCAGGGTCGCCACCGGGCCGAAGGCTTCAACGGCGTGTACCGCCGGGGTTTCATCCGGCTGTGGGCAGAACAGTAGCGTCGGCGGGAAGAACGCGCCGACGGCGCTGAGATCGGCCTTACCGCCGAGCAGCACTTCACATCCGGCCGCGACCAGGAGATTCACTTTTTCCTGCACATCCTGACGCTGTTCCTGGTTAACCAGCGCACCCATTTTTACGCCTTCCTGCGCCGGGTCGCCTGCCACGACTTTTTGCAATCTGGCGATCAGCGCTTCGCTTACCGCGCTGACCTGCGCCTGCGGCACGATAATACGGCGGATGGCGGTACATTTTTGCCCGGCTTTCGCCGTCATTTCACGTACCACTTCGCGAATGAACAGCGCGAATTCCGGCTGCTCAGGCGTAACGTCGTCACCGAGCACGCAGCAGTTCAGAGAATCAGCTTCCATGGTGAAAGGAATAGACTTTGCGACCAGATTTGGATGTACGCGCAGCAGCTGCCCGGTATGCGCCGAGCCGGTAAAGGTCACCACGTCCTGACTATCGAGATGGTCAAGCAGATCCCCCGCGCCGCCGCAAATCAGGCTGATTGCGCCCTCCGGCGCCAGCCCGCTGTCGACAATCATTTTAACCATCGCCTGAGTTAGCTGCGCGGTGGCGGTGGCCGGTTTGACGATCGCCGGCATGCCGGCAAGCCAGGTTGGCGCCAGTTTTTCTAACATGCCCCAGCAGGGAAAGTTAAAAGCGTTGATGTGTACCGCCACGCCGGATTTCGACGTCAGAACGTGGCGGGCGGCGAAGCCTCCCTGTTTTGACAGCGGAATCAGTTCATCCTCCGGCCACAGAGTATCGTCCGGTAGCTCGCGGCTACCGAGCCCAGCGTAGGTGAACAGGGTGCCAATACCCCCTTCGATATCCACCCAGCTATCGCTGCGGGTGGCGCCGGTTTCGGCGGAGATGGCGTACAGCGCCGCCTTCTGTTCCAGCAGATGTCTGGCGACCGCTTTGAGCATCGCGCTGCGCTCAATAAAGGTCATCGCCTGTAGCGCTTTGCCGCCGCGCTCAATGGCGAAGCGCCGCGCCTGCGCCATATCCAGACCTTCGCTGGTAACTTCCCACAGCGCTTCGCCGCTGATGGCGTGGTGGATCGTGCGGGCGTGGCCCCGGCCGTTTTGCCACGTGCCGGACAAATAGCTGGCTAACTGCTGCATGGTTAATCTCCAGATATGTTACGTGAAATATCTATAAATAGTTCTTTCGTGAATCATAAAAATCAAGCTCACATTTAATAATTTATTAACAATGTGATCGGTGGTGTTCTGGGTTTTTTAGCTAACATGCTGTATTTAATCTGTTTTACAAAAGCTTTTGCGGCTGCTATCACAAAAAACACAAACAAAATTTGTGGTTTTATTTAACCTGAATGTAACTTTTATAAAAAAAGTGATTCGAAAAATATTTTTAATCGAGTTTATTGGAATCATAAAGGTGATGACGTGACAGAAGAACAACGTTTTGACCAGCGCATTGCGCAGGAGACGGCCATCGAACCGCAGGACTGGATGCCGGAAGCCTATCGCCAAACGCTGATCCGTCAGATTGGCCAGCACGCACACTCGGAAGTTGTCGGCATGCTGCCGGAAGGCAACTGGATCACCCGCGCGCCAACCCTGCGCCGCAAAGCGATTCTGCTGGCGAAAGTGCAGGATGAAGCCGGACACGGACTGTATCTCTATAGCGCGGCGGAAACCCTCGGCTGCGCCCGCGAAGACCTGTATCAGAAACTGCTCGACGGCAAGATGAAGTACTCCTCCATTTTTAACTACCCCACGCTCAGCTGGGCGGATATTGGCGTGATCGGCTGGCTGGTGGACGGCGCGGCCATCGTCAATCAGGTCGCGCTATGCCGGACATCCTACGGTCCGTACGCCCGGGCGATGGTTAAGATCTGCAAAGAAGAGAGCTTTCATCAGCGTCAGGGGTTTGAAGCCTGTATGGCGCTGGCGCAGGGCTCCGAGGCGCAGCGGCAGATGCTGCAGGACGCCATCAACCGTTTCTGGTGGCCGGCGCTGATGATGTTCGGGCCAAACGACGATAACTCGCCAAACAGCGCCCGCAGCATGGCGTGGAAAATCAAACTCCACTCTAACGACGAGCTACGCCAGCGTTTCGTCGATAACACCATTCCGCAGGTAGAGATCCTCGGGATGACCGTACCGGACCCGGATTTGCAGCTGGATGAGGCGACTGGCCACTACCGCTTTGGCGCTATCGACTGGCAGGAATTTAACGAGGTTATCGTCGGACGAGGCATCTGTAACCACGAACGCCTTGGCGACAAGCGCAAGGCATGGGAAGAGGGCGAATGGGTGCGGGAAGCCGCGCTGGCACATGCGCAAAAACAACAGGCCCGCGACGCCGCGTAAGGAGAATAAAGATGAGCAAAACCTACTGGCCGTTATATGAAGTGTTCGTTCGTAGCAAACAGGGACTTTCGCACCGCCATGTCGGTAGCCTGCACGCCGCCGATGATCGGATGGCGCTGGAGAATGCCCGCGACGCCTATACCCGCCGCAGCGAAGGCTGCTCGATTTGGGTGGTGAAGGCCAGCGAGATTGTTGCCTCGCAGCCCGAAGAGCGCGGCGAGTTTTTTGACCCGGCGGAGAGCAAAGTCTATCGCCACCCGACCTTCTACACCGTGCCTGACGGCATGGAACATATGTGAGGCGGCAATGAACAACAACAATCCGGTTGTAGCTTATGCCCTGCGCCTTGGCGATAACGGCCTGGTGCTGGCTCAGCGATTAGGCGAATGGTGCGGTCACGCGCCGGAGCTGGAAATCGATCTGGCGCTGGCCAATATCGGTCTCGATCTACTGGGACAGGCGCGCAACTTCCTCAGCTACGCCGCGGAACTTAACGGCAGCGGCGATGAAGACACCCTGGCCTTTGGCCGCGACGAGCGGCAGTTTAGCAACCTGCTGCTGGCGGAGCAGCCAAACGGCAATTTTGCCGACACTATCGCGCGCCATTTTTTTCTCGATGTCTGGCATGTCGCGCTGTTCAGTCGCCTGGTCAACAGCCGCGATACGCAGCTTGCCGCCATCGCCGCCAAGTCGTTAAAAGAGGCGCGCTATCACCTGCGTTTCAGCCGCGGCTGGCTGGAACGTTTGGGCAACGGCACGGCGCTTTCGGCGCAGAGAATGCAAAACGCTGTTGAGAACCTGTGGCGCTTTACCGGCGAGCTGTTCCTCGCCGATGAGCTGGAGATTGAGCTGAGCGCGCAGGGTATCGCCGTCGATCCGCGCGATATTCAGGCTGAATGGCAGAACGCGGTACATACGGCGCTGCTTGATGCAGGTCTGCGGATCCCACGGGAAGCGGCCTTCCGCAGCGGCGGTAAACAGGGGCTGCACAGCGAGCATCTCGGGCCGTTGCTGGCGGAGATGCAGTATATACAGCGCTCGTACCCCGGTCAGCAGTGGTAGCAGGAGGTGGATATGCAACGTCTGGCTGATATCGCTCCCGCGGAGATCCACGCCGTGTGGAACTTATTAAGCGCTATTCCCGACCCGGAAGTGCCGGTACTGACGATTACCGATCTGGGCATGGTACGCAGCGTGGAGCGCCGCGGCGATGGTTGGGTCATTGGCTTTACGCCGACCTACTCCGGCTGTCCGGCTACCGAACATCTGCTGGGAGAGATCCGCGCGACGATGGCCGGGAATGGCTATACGCCGGTGCATATCGTGCTGCAGCTTGATCCGCCGTGGACCACCGACTGGATGGGGCCGGAGGCGCGCGAACGTCTGCGCCAGTACGGTATCAGCCCGCCGCAGGGCCATGCCTGCCATGCGCAGCTGCCGGAGGGCGTGGTTTGCCCGCGCTGCGGTAGCCACCACACCTCGCTGATTAGCGAATTCGGTTCCACGGCCTGTAAAGCGCTGTATCGCTGCGACAGCTGCCGGGAACCCTTTGATTACTTTAAATGTATTTGAGGTTGCGATGACGACATTTCATTCGCTTACCGTGGCGAAAGTGGAGCCGGAAACCCGCGATGCGGTCACCATCACCTTTGCCATTCCCGACGCCTTGCGTAACGAATACGCCTTCCGTCCGGGCCAGCATTTGACGCTGAAAACCCAGCTTGGCGGGGAAGAATTGCGTCGCTGCTACTCCATTTGCCGCAGCCGTACGCCGGGCGAAATCAGCGTGGCGGTAAAAGCCATCGACGGCGGACGTTTCTCACGCTATGCCCAGAGCGACATTCAGCAAGGAATGGCGCTGGAGGTGATGGTGCCGCAGGGCCACTTTGGCTATCAGCCGCAGGCCGGTCGTTGCGCTGACTACCTGGCGATTGCCGCTGGTTCCGGCATCACGCCGATGATGGCAATCATCGACGCGACGCTCGCCACCGAAACCGACAGCCGCTTCACCCTGATTTACGGCAACCGCAGCAGCCACAGCATGATGTTCCGCCAGGCGTTGGCTGATCTGAAAGACCGCTATCCGCAGCGTCTGCAGGTGGTGCATCTGTTCAGCCAGGAGTCGATGGACAGCGAGCTACTGCAGGGGCGTATCGATGGTGACAAGCTGCGCAAACTGGCTGACCATCTGCTGGATTTCAGCCGCTTTGAACATGCCTTTATCTGCGGCCCGGCGGCGATGATGGATGAAGCGGAAACCGCCCTGCGCGAGCTGGGCGTCCCGGAGAAAGCCATACATCTGGAACGTTTTAATACCCCGGGGAGCAGCGTCAAGCGCGCGGCTGGCGTACAGGCGGAGGGGCGCTCGGTGACGATTCGCCAGGACGGCCGCGACAGAACCATTGCGCTGAGCGCGGAGGATGACAGCATTCTTGACGCCGCGCTGCGCCAGGGCGCGGATCTGCCGTTTGCCTGCAAAGGCGGAGTCTGCGCCACCTGTAAATGCAAAGTACTGCGCGGCGAAGTGGCGATGGCCGCCAACTACAGCCTCGAAGCCGACGAAGTGGCGGCGGGCTACGTGCTGAGCTGTCAGTCTCTTCCCACCAGCGACGATGTGGTTGTCGACTTCGACGCGCGGGGGATGGCATGAGTGAACTGTTAATTGCTCGCCATGAGCGGGTACTGCAGCTGACGCTGCATCGCCCGCAGGCGCGCAATGCGCTCAATAACGCGCTGCTGACGCAAATTGCCGACGTACTCGACGCGGCGGCGCTGGATCCGGCGGTCAGCGTCTGCGTCATCAGCGGTAACGAACGCTTCTTTGCCGCGGGGGCTGACCTGAACGAAATGGCGGAAAAAGATCTGCTCGCCACTCTCGATGATATTCGCCCGCGGCTGTGGGCGCGCATCGACGCTTTCAGCAAACCGCTGATCGCCTCGGTGAACGGTTATGCTCTCGGCGCCGGGTGCGAGCTGGCGCTGCTCTGCGACCTGATAGTGGCCGGTGATAACGCCCGCTTTGGTCTGCCGGAAATCACCCTCGGCATTATGCCGGGCGCCGGCGGCACCCAGCGCCTGATTCGCAGCGTGGGTAAGGCGCTGACCAGCCGGATGGTCCTGAGCGGCGAAAGCATTGATGCCCAACGGGCGCTGCGGGCCGGGCTGGTGAGCGAGGTTCATCCGCCTGCGCTCACCGATGAATACGCGCTCGGCCTTGCCGCCACCGTTGCCCGTCATTCGCCGCTGGCGCTGCGCGCGGCTAAACAGTCTTTACGCCTGTCGCAGGAGGTGAGCCTGCAGGCCGGGCTTCAGCAGGAGCGCCAGCTCTTTACCTTACTTAGCGCGACCGAAGACCGTCGCGAAGGCATCGACGCCTTTTTACATAAACGTACCCCGGAATTTAAAGGACGCTAATCGTGGAAGCTTTCATTCTCAGCGAAGTGGAACAGGGCGTGATGACGATTACCCTTAATCGCCCGGACCGTCTGAACAGTTTTAATGACCAGATGCACCAGCAGCTGGCGGAGTGCCTGAAACAGGCCGAACGTGATGACAGCGTCCGCTGTTTACTGGTGACCGGCGCGGGGCGCGGCTTTTGTGCCGGGCAGGATTTAAATGACCGCAACGTCGATCCCAGCGGTCCGGCGCCGGATCTTGGGCTATCGGTAGAGCGCTTCTATAACCCGCTGGTACGTCGCCTGGCGGCGCTGCCGAAACCGGTGATTTGCGCGGTGAACGGCGTCGCGGCGGGCGCGGGCGCTACGCTGGCGATGGGCTGCGATATTGTGCTGGCGGCGCGTTCGGCGAAGTTCGTTATGGCGTTCAGCAAGCTCGGTCTGGTGCCGGACTGCGGCGGCAGCTGGTTTCTGCCGCGGGTAGCGGGACGCGCCAGGGCGATGGGGCTGGCGCTGCTGGGCGATAGCCTGAGCGCAGAGCAGGCGGCGCAGTGGGGAATGATCTGGCAGGTCGTGGACGATGCCGAGCTGAAAGACACCAGCCTGACGCTGGCGCGCCACCTGGCCACCCAGCCGACCTATGGCCTGGGGCTGATTAAAAAAGCGCTGCAGCTTGCGGAAACCCAGACTCTCGATCGGCAGCTGGATCTGGAGCGCGACTATCAACGCCTTGCCGGACGTAGCGCAGATTACCGCGAAGGCGTCAGCGCTTTCCTGGCGAAACGTCCACCTCAATTCAGCGGGAAATAGCCGATGAGCAAAACCTTACCCACCGTAGCGGTAATAGGCAGCGGCACCATGGGCGCCGGGATTGCTGAAGTAGCCGCCGCCGCCGGGCATCCGGTACTGATTTACGACATTGCCCCCCAGGCGGTGGCGCGCGCC is a window from the Klebsiella oxytoca genome containing:
- a CDS encoding metalloregulator ArsR/SmtB family transcription factor codes for the protein MLQPVQLFKILSDETRLAIVMLLRESGELCVCDICAATTESQPKISRHMAILRDAELVLDRREGKWIHYRLSPFMPAWAAETIATSWRCMQDDVREWLMKSTSSSC
- the arsH gene encoding arsenical resistance protein ArsH encodes the protein MESFPALNADCFDRQIAERLQLQEPPRILILYGSLRERSYSRFAAEEAGRLLSAMGAEVKMFNPSGLPLPDDAPDTHPKVIELRELVRWCDGMVWSSPERHGAMSAVMKAQIDWIPLSEGAVRHSQGKTLAVMQVCGGSQSFNAVNQMRILGRWMRMFTIPNQSSVAKAWQEFDENGRMKPSSWYDRIVDVAEELFKITLLLKGQTGYLADRYSERKESHQELSLRVNQAKI
- the tynA gene encoding primary-amine oxidase; translated protein: MAILFPRKTALALAVALICAWNSPAFAHGGEAHMVPMDKTLEEFGAEVQWDDYAQMFTLIKDGAYVKVKPEAKTAIVNGKTLELQVPVVMKEGKAWVSDTFINDVFQSGLDQTFQVEKSPHPLNSLSAAEISEAVTIVKAAADFKPNTRFSEISLREPEKKAVWDFALNGTPVNTPRAADVIMLDGKHVIEAVVDLQNKKVLSWMPIKDAHGMVLLDDFVSVQNIINASNEFSEVLKKRGITDPGKVVTTPLTVGYFDGKDGLRQDARLLKVVSYLDVGDGNYWAHPIENLVAVVDLEQKKIIKIEEGPTIPVPMAPRPYDGRDRIAPKVKPLDIIEPEGKNYTITGDTIHWQNWDFHLRLNSRVGPILSTVTWNDNGKKRQVMYEGSLGGMIVPYGDPDVGWYFKAYLDSGDYGMGTLTSPIVRGKDAPSNAVLLDQTIADYTGTPTTIPHAIAVFERYAGPEYKHQELGKPNVSTERRELVVRWISTVGNYDYIFDWIFHENGTIGIDAGATGIEAVKGVQAKTMHDPSAKEDTRYGTLIDHNIVGTTHQHIYNFRLDLDVDGENNTLVAMDPEVKPNTAGGPRTSTMQINQYTIDSEQKAAQKFDPGTIRLLSNTTKENRMGNPVSYQIIPYAGGTHPVATGAKFAPDEWIYHRLSFMDKQLWVTRYHPTERFPEGKYPNRSVHDTGLGQYAKDDESLDNHDNVVWITTGTTHVARAEEWPIMPTEWAHALLKPWNFFDETPTLGEKKQ
- the paaZ gene encoding phenylacetic acid degradation bifunctional protein PaaZ, whose amino-acid sequence is MQQLASYLSGTWQNGRGHARTIHHAISGEALWEVTSEGLDMAQARRFAIERGGKALQAMTFIERSAMLKAVARHLLEQKAALYAISAETGATRSDSWVDIEGGIGTLFTYAGLGSRELPDDTLWPEDELIPLSKQGGFAARHVLTSKSGVAVHINAFNFPCWGMLEKLAPTWLAGMPAIVKPATATAQLTQAMVKMIVDSGLAPEGAISLICGGAGDLLDHLDSQDVVTFTGSAHTGQLLRVHPNLVAKSIPFTMEADSLNCCVLGDDVTPEQPEFALFIREVVREMTAKAGQKCTAIRRIIVPQAQVSAVSEALIARLQKVVAGDPAQEGVKMGALVNQEQRQDVQEKVNLLVAAGCEVLLGGKADLSAVGAFFPPTLLFCPQPDETPAVHAVEAFGPVATLMPYQNTEHAMALARAGGGSLAGTLVTASGELAREFILGAARAHGRIQVLNEESAAESTGHGSPLPQLVHGGPGRAGGGEELGGLRAVKHYMQRTAIQGSPTMLAAIGQQWVRGAQVVEDRIHPFRKYFEEIQPGDSLLTPRRTLTEADIVNFACLSGDHFYAHMDKIAAAESIFGERVVHGYFLISAAAGLFVDAGVGPVIANYGMENLRFIEPVKPGDTIQVRLTCKRKTIKRQRSADEKATGVVEWAVEIFNQHQQAVALYSILTLVARQQGDFTE
- the paaA gene encoding 1,2-phenylacetyl-CoA epoxidase subunit PaaA, with the translated sequence MTEEQRFDQRIAQETAIEPQDWMPEAYRQTLIRQIGQHAHSEVVGMLPEGNWITRAPTLRRKAILLAKVQDEAGHGLYLYSAAETLGCAREDLYQKLLDGKMKYSSIFNYPTLSWADIGVIGWLVDGAAIVNQVALCRTSYGPYARAMVKICKEESFHQRQGFEACMALAQGSEAQRQMLQDAINRFWWPALMMFGPNDDNSPNSARSMAWKIKLHSNDELRQRFVDNTIPQVEILGMTVPDPDLQLDEATGHYRFGAIDWQEFNEVIVGRGICNHERLGDKRKAWEEGEWVREAALAHAQKQQARDAA
- the paaB gene encoding 1,2-phenylacetyl-CoA epoxidase subunit PaaB, which produces MSKTYWPLYEVFVRSKQGLSHRHVGSLHAADDRMALENARDAYTRRSEGCSIWVVKASEIVASQPEERGEFFDPAESKVYRHPTFYTVPDGMEHM
- the paaC gene encoding 1,2-phenylacetyl-CoA epoxidase subunit PaaC encodes the protein MNNNNPVVAYALRLGDNGLVLAQRLGEWCGHAPELEIDLALANIGLDLLGQARNFLSYAAELNGSGDEDTLAFGRDERQFSNLLLAEQPNGNFADTIARHFFLDVWHVALFSRLVNSRDTQLAAIAAKSLKEARYHLRFSRGWLERLGNGTALSAQRMQNAVENLWRFTGELFLADELEIELSAQGIAVDPRDIQAEWQNAVHTALLDAGLRIPREAAFRSGGKQGLHSEHLGPLLAEMQYIQRSYPGQQW
- the paaD gene encoding 1,2-phenylacetyl-CoA epoxidase subunit PaaD, producing MQRLADIAPAEIHAVWNLLSAIPDPEVPVLTITDLGMVRSVERRGDGWVIGFTPTYSGCPATEHLLGEIRATMAGNGYTPVHIVLQLDPPWTTDWMGPEARERLRQYGISPPQGHACHAQLPEGVVCPRCGSHHTSLISEFGSTACKALYRCDSCREPFDYFKCI
- the paaE gene encoding 1,2-phenylacetyl-CoA epoxidase subunit PaaE produces the protein MTTFHSLTVAKVEPETRDAVTITFAIPDALRNEYAFRPGQHLTLKTQLGGEELRRCYSICRSRTPGEISVAVKAIDGGRFSRYAQSDIQQGMALEVMVPQGHFGYQPQAGRCADYLAIAAGSGITPMMAIIDATLATETDSRFTLIYGNRSSHSMMFRQALADLKDRYPQRLQVVHLFSQESMDSELLQGRIDGDKLRKLADHLLDFSRFEHAFICGPAAMMDEAETALRELGVPEKAIHLERFNTPGSSVKRAAGVQAEGRSVTIRQDGRDRTIALSAEDDSILDAALRQGADLPFACKGGVCATCKCKVLRGEVAMAANYSLEADEVAAGYVLSCQSLPTSDDVVVDFDARGMA
- the paaF gene encoding 2,3-dehydroadipyl-CoA hydratase PaaF, with the protein product MSELLIARHERVLQLTLHRPQARNALNNALLTQIADVLDAAALDPAVSVCVISGNERFFAAGADLNEMAEKDLLATLDDIRPRLWARIDAFSKPLIASVNGYALGAGCELALLCDLIVAGDNARFGLPEITLGIMPGAGGTQRLIRSVGKALTSRMVLSGESIDAQRALRAGLVSEVHPPALTDEYALGLAATVARHSPLALRAAKQSLRLSQEVSLQAGLQQERQLFTLLSATEDRREGIDAFLHKRTPEFKGR
- the paaG gene encoding 2-(1,2-epoxy-1,2-dihydrophenyl)acetyl-CoA isomerase PaaG → MEAFILSEVEQGVMTITLNRPDRLNSFNDQMHQQLAECLKQAERDDSVRCLLVTGAGRGFCAGQDLNDRNVDPSGPAPDLGLSVERFYNPLVRRLAALPKPVICAVNGVAAGAGATLAMGCDIVLAARSAKFVMAFSKLGLVPDCGGSWFLPRVAGRARAMGLALLGDSLSAEQAAQWGMIWQVVDDAELKDTSLTLARHLATQPTYGLGLIKKALQLAETQTLDRQLDLERDYQRLAGRSADYREGVSAFLAKRPPQFSGK